The Alteromonas mediterranea DE genome contains the following window.
AACACTTAAACCTGGACTAAAGAAGTAACGTGCACTTCCAGATAATACATCAACATCATCGGCAGTGTATTGGGCGGTGAAGTCCCAACCGGTCCCCCCGTTACCTACTGTGGTATAGCGTGTGAACACTAGAGGTGAAGTTTCATTCTCGCTTTCGCTGTAACTTTCTCCACCGGCATTAAAGTCGTAAGTGGCACGCTGATAGATAACACCTGCGCCTATTTGCCATTGGCGTGACAAGTTAAACCCTACTTTTAAATCGATATTGGTGTAATCCCCATCACCAAAGTCGTCGTCGAGTTTACTGTGCGCACCTTCAATAGCTAGCATCCACGTATCGTCGAAATAAAAAGTTGTACCTAAATTAAACACGTCGATACCGTCTAAATTAGCGTACCCACCAGACAGACTTGATACGCGCTGTAGATAAGGGTTAATAAGGTAAGCGCCGCTGTTGCCACTCACCTCGTCAAGGTAGCGCACATATCTAGCACCGTAGAGGTTGTCATCTAACCCTTCAAAATCGACAGCGGTAACCTGTACTTCGTTTTGCGTAGCTGCATGTGCTGCTGAAACTGTAAATACCGAAGCTGTAATAAGTGATAGTGCAGTTAGCGTTGTTGAGAGTTTATTAGATTTGATGTTCATGTCTTTTGTCCTTAAAAAATGTGTTGGGAACTGTAATAACCAGCCCGCATAAGATAA
Protein-coding sequences here:
- a CDS encoding putative porin gives rise to the protein MNIKSNKLSTTLTALSLITASVFTVSAAHAATQNEVQVTAVDFEGLDDNLYGARYVRYLDEVSGNSGAYLINPYLQRVSSLSGGYANLDGIDVFNLGTTFYFDDTWMLAIEGAHSKLDDDFGDGDYTNIDLKVGFNLSRQWQIGAGVIYQRATYDFNAGGESYSESENETSPLVFTRYTTVGNGGTGWDFTAQYTADDVDVLSGSARYFFSPGLSVQGSYSYTNAPDGFDNLKTAGVALDYWVNEQFSLSASYETDIDSDTESDVASLTASYRF